The Streptomyces griseiscabiei genomic sequence TCCTCCGTGCCGAAGTGCAGCAGCAGCTTGGCGACCACGGTGTGGCCGCCCATCGCGCCGGCCAGGCTCATCCAGCCGCGCGCCAGTTCCTCGGTGATCAGGACATAGCACGGGGTGGAGACGGGAGTGCCGCCGTACTCCTCGGGGACGGCGAGGCCGAAGACACCGAGCCGCTTCATCTGCTCGATCAGAGCCTCGGGGTAGGTGTTCGCGTGCTCCAGTTCCCGGACGACCGGTTTCACCTCCTTGTCGACGAAGTCGCGCACCGTATGGACGATGAACCGCTCGTCCTCGGACAGGATGTCGAGAGTGCTCATGTGCGGCGCTCCTCATGGAAAGTGTTGACGGCGTTGGTGCCGCCGATGTCTCGGGCCTGCGTTTCAGATGACGCGGCCGGCCCGCAGGCTGTCGATGTCGGCCGTGCTGTACCCCATCTCGGCCAGGACCGTCTCGGTGTGTTCGCCGGCCGCGGGGACGGGATCCATACGCGGCGCCAGACCCGTCAGGTCCGCCGGCGGCAGCAACGCCCGCACCGTGGCTCCGCCGGGAATCCGTACGTCCCGCCAGCGGTCCCGGCCGCTGAGCACCGGGTGCTCGAGGAACTCCGTCACGTCGTTCACCCCGGCGTTGGCTATACCCGCCACGTCCAGCAGCTTCATCACCTCGTCGCCGTCCAGCTCACCGAAGCGCTCGGCCACGATCGCGTTCAGCTCCTCGCGGTGGGCGACGCGGGCGGAGCCGGTGGCGAAGCGCGGATCGGCGGCGAGCCCTGGCATGCCGAGGAACCGGCCGCACAGAGCAGCCCACTCGCGCTCGTTCTGAACGGAGAACAGCACCTCCTTGCCGTCGGCAGCGGTGTAGGCGCCATACGGGGCGATGGTGGCGTGCTGGGTGCCGATGCGCGGGGGCTGGGCGCCGCCGAAGCGGGTGTAGTAGGCGGGTTGGTTCATCCACTCAGCCAGCGCCTCGAACAGCGAGACCTCCACCGCGCGGGCGATACCGGTGGTGGCGCGGGTGAGCAGGGCCGTGAGGATGCCGGAGTAGGCGTACATGCCTGCGGCGATGTCGGCGATCGACACTCCGACACGGGCGGAGCCGTGCTCGTTGCCGGTGAGCGAGACCAGGCCGGTCTGGCACTGCACCAGCAGGTCGTATGCCTTGCGGTCGGCCCACGGTCCGCTGGAGCCGTAGCCCGAGATGGAACACGGGATGAGAGAGGGAAAGCGTTCGGCGAGCGCATCGGCGCCCAGACCCATGCGTGCGGCTGCGCCGGGGGCAAGGTTCTGCACGAACACGTCCGCGTCTGCGAGGAGTTGTTCCAGGACGGCTCTTCCCGCGTCCGACTTCAGGTCGAGTGTGACGGACTCCTTGGACCGGTTGAGCCACACGAAGTAGCTGGACTCGCCGTGCACCGTGGTGTCGTAGCGGCGGGCGAAGTCGCCTCCGCCCGGCCGCTCCACCTTGATGACCCGGGCGCCGAGGTCGGCGAGCTGGCGGGTGGCGAAGGGGGCGGCGACCGCCTGCTCGACGCTGACGACGGTGAGGCCGGCCAGCGGCAGCGCTTCGGGGGGCTCGGTCATGGGTGGCCTCCAGGGGATGTGGGTCCCGTACCGGGACTATCATCATGGATGCTCATGGCTATGCCCGTGAAATAACATTGCGTGATATCCCCATGCGCACGCCGGATGGCTGCGGAAGGAAGGCTCCCGTCTTGGACATCAAGCAGCTCAAGGCGATCGTCACGGTCGCCGAGGTGGGCAGCGTCACTCGTGCGGCAGAGCTGCTGCATCTGGTGCAGCCCGCGGTGACCCGGCAGATCCGCACCCTGGAACAGGAGCTCGGCATCGACCTCTTCGAGCGGACCGGGACGGGCATGCGGCCCACCGAGGCGGGCACGATCATGGTCGACCGGGCCCGGCGGGCCCTGAACGAGCTGGAGCGGGCCCGAGCCGAGGTGCAGCCGACCCCGGGCGAGGTGTCCGGCATCGTCACCGTCGGCCTGCTGGAAAGCACCAGCGACCTGCTCTCCGAGCCGCTGGTGACCGCCGTCGGCCGCAGCCATCCCGGCGTCGAACTTCGCCTGATGACCGCCTACTCGGGGCACCTCCAGCAGTGGCTCGACGACGGCGACCTGGATCTGACCCTGCTCTACAACCTGGACAGCACGCCCTCGCTCAACGCCCACCCGCTGGTGCGCGAGCGTCTGTGGGCGGTCGCTCCGCCGTCGGCCGGCCTGCGTGCCGACCGTCCGGTGCCGTTCGCCGAGGCGGCGGGACATCCGCTCGTCATGCCCGCCTCGGGACATGCGCTGCGCCGACTGATCGACGCGGCGGCGGTGCGCGCCGGCTCCACCCTGGACGTCGCCGTGCAGACCAACTCCATGCGGGTGCAGAAGCAACTCGTCCGGGCGGGGCACGGATGGACAGTCCTGCCCGGCGTGGGCATCGCCGAGGATGTCGCGAACGGCATCCTGAGCGCCGCGCCGCTCAGCGAACCCGATGTGTGGCGCTCGATCGTCCTCGGCACTCCGCGGTCCGGGCGCACCCCGCCCGCCGTGGCGGTCGTCGCGCGTGAGCTGGTCCGCCGGATCAACTCGGCGGTGACTCAGGGCAAATGGCCCTCCGCCCAGATCCACGGCACCGATGCTCCCGCCGAGGACAAGTGACGCGCAGCACCCCGAGACCACCCTCGAATGGAACCCTCATGAACCACACCGGCACCCAGACGACCGCCATCGCCCGCGCCCAGGACGGCACCGCACTGGCCTACCAGCGCCAGGGAGACGGATACCCGCTCGTTCTCCTGGCCGGGCAGGCCAACAACCATCACTGGTGGGACGGCGCACGCGGGGACTTCCACGCCACGCACTCCACCATCACCCTCGACCAGCGTGGCACCGGTGACAGCGACAAGCCACAAGGGCTCTACTCCACGGAACAGTTCGCCGAAGACGTCATCGCCGTCCTCGATCACGCGGGTGTCGAGCGGGCCGACGTCTACGGCACCTCCATGGGCGGCCGCGTGGCACAGTGGGTCGCCGCCCGCCACCCGGACCGCGTACGGCGACTCGTCCTGGGCTGCACCTCTCCCGGTGGTCCGCACGCCGTCGAGCGCGACAGGTCCGTACGACAGGCCCTGGCCCAGCCGGACCCGGAGGCCGCCCGTCAGGCGCTGACCGACCTGATGTACTCCCCCGCCTGGCGTGCGGCCCACCCCGGCCCGAACACCACCCTCGGCGATCCCGGTATGCCCCCGCACGCCCGCCACGGCCATCTGGTCGCCAGTAACAGGCACGACGCCTGGGACGCCCTCCCCCTCATCGCCGCGCCCACTTTGATCCTGCACGGCGACCAGGACCGGCTCACTCCGCCGGACAATCTCCCCCTGCTCGCTGCCCGCATCCCCCACGCCCGGACGCATCTGTTCCCCGGCGCCCGGCACGCCTACTTCGAGGAGTGCCGCACGAAGGCCGGTCCGCTCGTCGAAGCGTTCCTCAACGAACCGTCGTAGCCGAGCCACAGGTCACAGAAGCCTGCGGCTCCCTGCTATGCAGGCGAAGCATGCGGGTATCACGTCTTTCTATTGTCCAACCTCGTCCATCAGCGCCCATGATGTGTGGCACCTTGAGCCGACCGATCAGCGGAGTCGCTACGGATGAGCCAGACACATGCCCCGGCACCCTCCTGGCAGGAGGACGTGTTCGCCGCGTTGAAGAAGCGCGGAGTCCAGCAGATCGCCTATGTCCCCGACTCCGGTCACTCCCACACCATCCGTGAGGCCCGCCGCGACCCCGCCATCCATGACGTGGTGCTGACCACCGAGGAGGAAGGCGTCGCCGTGGTCAGCGGAGCGTGGCTGGGCGGTCAGCGGGCGGTGCTGCTGATGCAGAGCAGTGGCGTCGGCAACTGCGTCAACATGTTCTCCCTGCTGCAGATGGCCCGGTTCCCCTTCCTCACGCTGGTGACGATGCGCGGTGAGTACGCCGAGTTCAACCCGTGGCAGGGCCCCATGGGCCGCACCACTCAGCAGGCCCTGGAACTCATGGGCATCACCGTCCTGCGGGCTGATGACCCCGAGGACGTCGCGGAGACCGTCGAGGCCGCCCTGGACTCGGTGTTCGAGGCCGGCGAGCGCGTCGCCGTGCTCCTCGGGCAGAAGCTGATCGGCCGCAAGAAGTGGGAGCGTAACTGATGACCGCCACTCTCCCCCGCCTCGAAAGGCGCCGCTTCGTCGCCGACCTGATCGGCCGTCTCCCCGGGGACGCGCTGATCGTCACCGGCCTCGGCTCGCCCAGTTACGACGTCTTCGCCGCTGGCGACCGCCCCAGCACCTTCTACCTCTGGGGCGCGATGGGCGCCGCCGTCCCGCTCGCCCTCGGCCTCGCCCTGGCCCAGCCGGACCGCCCGGTCGTCGCCGTCACCGGCGACGGCGAACACCTCATGGGTATCGGTGCCTTGGCCACCATCGGCGCCCAACTCCCGGCCAACCTCACGATCGTGGTACTGGACAACGCCCACTTCGGCGAGACCGGCATGCAGCCCAGCCACACCGGGCTCGGCACCGACCTCGTCGCCGTCGCCCAGGGCTTCGGCATCCTCGATGCCATACGGATCACCGACCCCGACCAGACGGACGACCTCGCCCTGCGCATCAAGGCGCGCGCGGCGACGACATACGCACAGGTGCTGATCACCACCGACCAGCCGCCGCGCGCCCTGCCGTCACGCGACGGTGTCGCCAACAAGAATTCCTTCCGCGCCGAACTCGGCCTGGGCACCTTCTAGCCGGCGGGACTCCTCCATGCAGCGCTACGAGATGTTCATCGACGGGCAGAGCCGGAAGCCCGGCGCGGGCGAATGGTTCCCCACCGACAACCCCTACCTGGGCACCCCATGGGCCGAGATCGCCAAGGGCACCGCGGAAGACGTCGACGACGCCGTCCGAGCCGCCCACCGCGCCCTGCACAGCGGACCCTGGGCCGAGCTCACCGCCAGCGCCCGCGGCTCGCTGCTCCGGCGGCTCGGCGACACCATCGCCACGAACGCCCGCCGCCTCGCGGAGACCGAAGTCCGCGACAACGGCAAACTGTTCACAGAGATGTACGGCCAACTGACCTACGTGCCCCAGTGGTTCCACTACTACGGCGGGCTCGCCGACAAGATCGAGGGCACCGTCCCCCCGTTGGACAAGAAGGGCTACTTCGCCTACACGAAGAAGGAGCCCGTCGGGGTCGTCGCGGTCATCACTCCCTGGAACTCCCCGCTGTTGCTGCTGGCCTGGAAGATCGCCCCGGCCCTGGCCGCCGGCTGCACGGTGGTGGTCAAACCGTCGGAGTTCGCCTCCGCTTCCACTCTCGAACTGGTCCGGCTCCTCCACGAGGCAGGACTGCCGCCCGGCGTGGTCAACGTCGTCACCGGCTTCGGCCAGGACGTCGGCGCCGCCCTCGTCGAGCACCCCCTCGTCCGCAAGATCACGTTCACCGGCTCGGACGCCACCGGCCGCCGCATCAACGAGGCCGCCGCACGCGACTTCAAGCGCGTCAGCCTCGAACTCGGCGGCAAGTCGCCCAACATCGTCTTCGCCGACGCCGACCTGGACGCAGCCGTGAACGGCGCGGTCTCCGGCATCTTCGCCGCCACCGGACAGACCTGCATCGCCGGCTCCAGGCTCCTGGTCCAACAGAGCGTGCACGACGAGGTCGTGGGCCGCCTGGTCGACCTCGCGCGCACCGCCCGGATGGGTGACCCCATGGACGAGGCCACCCAGGTCGGGCCCATCACCACTCCGGCCCAGTACGCCAAGGTCCTCGACTACATCGACATCGCGCAGCGCGAAGGCGCCCGGCTCGCCCTCGGCGGCAAGGCCGCGGACTGCGGAGGCCGGTTCGTCGAGCCGACCGTCTTCACCGGCGTAAGCAACAGCATGCGCATCGCCCAGGAGGAGGTCTTCGGTCCCGTCCTCGCCGTGACCCCCTTCCACGACGAGGACGAGGCCGTCACCCTCGCCAACGACAGCCGCTACGGCCTCGGCGCCGGCGTCTGGACCAGCGACATCGGCCGCGCCTTCCGCATGGCCGACCGCATCCGCTCCGGCACCGTCTGGGTCAACACCTACCGCGCGGTCAGCTACCTGACGCCTTTCGGCGGCTTCAAGGACTCCGGCATCGGCCGCGAGAACGGCATCGGCGCCATCACGGCGTACCTGGAGGACAAGAGCGTCTGGATCAACACCGGCGCTGCCACCGGCAATCCGTTCGTCCTGCGCTGAAAGGCCTCCCAAGGACATCTCCCCGGCGACACGAGCAACGGAGCTTCCCATGTCGCAGTCCAGCACCCCCGTCCCCGCACCGACCCGGGTCACCGCCAACGTCATACGCGGCTGTCTGGGCAACCTCGTCGAGTGGTACGACTGGTTCGTCTATGCCACCTTCAGCGTCTACTTCGCGTCCGTGTTCTTCCCCAAGGGCAACCAGACGGCCCAACTCCTGTCCACAGCGGTCGTCTTCGCCGTCGGGTTTCTGATGCGTCCGCTCGGCGGCTGGCTGCTCGGTGCGTACGCCGACCGGCACGGCCGCCGCCGGGCACTGACCCTGTCGGTCACCCTCATGAGTGTCAGTTCGCTGACCATCGCGTTCACCCCCTCCCACGACGCCATCGGCCTCTGGGCACCGGCCCTCCTGGTGCTGGCAAGGCTCGTCCAAGGGCTCTCCGTCGGCGGCGAGTTCGGCTCCAGCGCCTCCTATCTCGCCGAGATCGCCCCACCCGGCCGACGGGGTTTCTACTCCAGCTTCCAGTACGTGTCCATCGTGCTCGGCCAGCTCGCCGCGCTGCTCGTGATGATCGTGTTGCAGCACCTGCTGACCGAGGAGCAGTTGCAGAGCTGGGGCTGGCGTATCCCCTTCGTGATCGGCGCCGTGGCCGGTCTGGTCGTGATGTACCTGCGCCGCACCATGGAGGAGTCGTGGCACTTCCAGCAGGAACAGGCGAGAGCCGCCGTACAGGATCCGGCCGTCAAGGAGCGCAAGGGGTTGCGGGCCCTGTTCGCTGAGTACCCGCGCCAGTTGATCGCCGTCTTCGGGCTGGCCATCGGCGGCACCGTCGCCTTCTACACCTACACCACATACCTGCAGAAGTACCTGGTGAACACCGCGGGCATCCCCAAGTCGACGGTGTCCGTCATCGGCTTCGCCGCCCTGTTCGTCTACATGCTGCTCCAGCCGATGGCCGGCCATCTCTCCGACCGCGTCGGACGACGCCCGGTGATGTTCGTCTTCTCCGTCGGCGGCATGCTGCTCACCGTCCCGGTCATGACCGTCCTCGGCAACACCGGTAATCCGTGGATCGCCTTCCTGCTGATGACGATCGCCCTCACCTTCGTGAGCTGCTACTCGGCCCTGGCCGCCATCATCAAGGCGGAGATGTTCCCCACCAAGGTCCGGGCCCTGGGCGTCGGCCTCCCGCACGCCCTGGTCACCGCCACCTTCGGCGGGATGACGGAACCCATCGCGCTGGGCCTGAAGAACAGCGGCCACGAGACGGTCTTCTTCTGGTACGTCACCGGGTGCATCGCGCTGACCTTCGTGGCCACTCTCCTCGTACGCGAGCCGTCCCGCACATCGCTTCTCGAGACCGCCGAGGCCCCCGCCTCCCGTTCACTGCCAAAGACAGCACCGCTCACCTGACCACAGCCCAGCCGCACGCAAGACCTCAAGGACAGAAGGACGATGCAGCCGACCCCACCCCCGCTCAGCACCTACGTGGAGTCGTGGACTCCTGCGCCCGTCGAGGAGGAGGACCCGCTGGGCGTCGGCCCGGCGGCGGCCCTGTCGGCCGTCCTGAACCTACCCGGCCCCAGCCCGAAGGCCGGCGAGCCGCTCCCCCCGCTGTGGCAGTGGCTCTACTTCCTGAACTGGCCCGCCGGGCAGGAACTCGGCGCCGACGGCCACCCGTCGAACGGCCGTTTCCTGCCGCCCCTACCCCACCGGCAGCGCATGTGGGCCGGCGGCCGCTGCGCGATCACCGATCCGCTCCGCCTCGGCGAACCCGCCGAACGTGTCAGCTCCCTCGCTTCCATGACCGCCAAGCGGGGGCGCACCGGGGAGATGCTGTTCGTCACCGAGCGCCGCGCATTCCGTCAGCACGGCCGGACGTGCCTCGTGGAGGAGCAGGACATCGTCTACCGGTCCGGGCGCAATGCCGGACAACATCCGGCCGCCGTCGACGAGTTGGCCCGCCCCCACGGGGGCGAGCCGTGGCAGCTTCCCCTGCGCCCTGACCCTGCCCTGCTCTTCCGATTCAGCGCCCTGACCGCGAACGCCCACCGCATCCACTACGACGCCCCGTACTGCCGGGACGAGGAGGGCTACCCCGGACTCGTCGTCCACGGCCCCCTGCTGGCTCTGCTGATGCTGGAACTCGCCCGCCGTCACGCCCCCGACCGGCAGGTGCGCTCCCTGTCGTACCGGCTGCGTCGGCCGTTGTTCTCCGGCGAACACCTCGTGGCCTGCGGCACGCCCCGTGGCGACCGCGCCGAACTGCGCGTCTCCACCCATCGGGAGGAACGGCACGCCAAGGCGGAGGTGACCTTCGCATGACCCCGATCCGCTCCGCCCGCAGCCTCCTCTTCGTGCCGGGACACCGTCCCGACCGCTTCGACAAGGCCGCCTCCTCCGGCGCCGACGTGGTGATCATCGACCTCGAGGACGCGGTCGCCGCCGAGGCGAAGGACCGCGCCCGCGACAACGCCGCGGCCTGGCTCGCCCTCGGCAACCGCGCGATCGTACGGATCAACGCGCCCGGGACCCCGTGGTCCGAGGCCGACCTGCGCGTGGCGGCCGACCACGGCTGCCCGGTCATGGTGCCCAAGGCGGAGGACTCCGCCGTACTGGCCGATCTTGCTGCCCGGACGGCCGGCCGGTGCGACCTCGTCCCACTCGTCGAGACCGCACTCGGCGTGGAACGGGCACGCGAGGTGTGCGCCGCACCGGGCGTCGCCCGTGCCGCCTTCGGCAACGTCGACCTGGCCACCCAGCTCGGCGTCGCCCAGGACGATCACACGGCCCTGGCCTACGCACGCTCCAGGCTGGTCGTCGCCTCGGCCGCAGCGGGCATCTCCCCGCCCATCGACGGCGTCACCACCGCCGTACGGGACATGGACGCGATCTCCGCCGACATCGCCCACGCCCGGCGGCTGGGCTTCACAGGCAAACTCTGCATCCATCCCTACCAACTCCTCCCCGTGATCGAAGGGTTCGCCCCCTCGGCCGAGGAAGTGCGGTGGGCAAGCGCGGTCCTCGGCACCGGGGAGTCTGTCACCACGGTCGACGGGCAGATGGTCGACAAGCCGGTACTGGAACGCGCACGACGCGTCCTGGCACTGGCCCAAGGACCGCACCCCGCAACCTGACAGGGCTGGTGCTCAGAGCGCGGGTGCGACGAATTACAACGCGCGTGCCGGGCCGCGGCGGTGGAGTCGATGTGCTTCACGTGTCCAAGGGCGGGTTCCAGGCGCCATCTTCGGGAAGCCCGTCCTGAGGATCGGTGAGTTGCGCCGCCTCTCATTGTGAGACGACATCGGACCTTCTCCATATAAATGGCTTGCCCTTTAATGGTGCCCACTCCACACCGGCGTTCCGGCCTCTCGCCTCTCGGGAAATCCAGCATTCAGAGAACGCGATTTGGTCTAGGAGACCAGAGCGAGACGCAAGCCAAGCAGTCTATGGCTGAGGCGCGCCGGCACTCTTCCCTGCCCGGAGGAATTTCATGCGCAATCCGTCGTCAACTCCACCTGACTACCTTCCGTCTCTTCCGGGGTCATCGAGCTCTCCACCGGAAGGTGGATCGGCCGCGGATGGGCCGGGATATCAAAAATCCCTGAAAAATCGTCAGATCCAGATGATCGCGATCGGTGGCGCCATCGGAACGGGTCTCTTCATGGGGGCCGGCGGACGCCTGAACCAGGCGGGTCCGTCCCTCATCCTCATCTACGCCGTCTGCGGGTTCTTCGCTTTCCTCATGCTTCGGGCGATGGGCGAACTGATTCTGCACCGTCCGTCATCCGGGTCGTTCGTCTCGTACGCCCGTGAGTTCTACGGCGAGAAGGCGGCGTACACCGCGGGCTGGCTGTACTGGCTCAACTGGGCGATGACCTCGATCGTGGATGTGACGGCGGCGGCTCTGTACATGAACTTCTTCAAGAAGTACTGGGAGCCGGTCGCCTCGGTCCCCCAGTGGGCGTGGGCCCTGACCGCCCTGGTCGTGGTGCTGGCGCTGAACCTGTTGTCCGTCAAGGTGTTCGGTGAGATGGAGTTCTGGTTCGCCCTGATCAAAGTGCTGGCGCTGGTGGCCTTCCTGGTCGTCGGAACGCTGTTTGTGATCTTCGGGACTCCCGTCGACGGCCACGAGGTCGGTTTCAGCGTCATCGGTGACCACGGAGGGCTGGTTCCCAACGGAGTACTGCAGGCGGTCGTCCTCGTCCAGGGTGTGATGTTCGCCTATGCGGGAATCGAACTCCTCGGCACGGCCGCGGGCGAGACCGAGGAGCCGGGCAAGATCATTCCGAGAGCGATCAACTCCGTCATCCTGCGCATCGCGATCTTCTACGTCGGATCGGTCCTCCTGCTGACCCTGCTCCTGCCGTACACGGCCTATCAGGCCGGAACCAGCCCGTTCGTCACGTTCTTCGGCTCCATCGGAGTCAGCGGCGTCGATGCGATCATGAACCTGGTTGTTCTCACGGCCGCTTTGTCGTCGCTCAACGCGGGTCTCTATTCCACCGGCCGCATCCTGCACTCCATGGCCAAGAACGGTTCGGCACCCCGCTACGCCGCACGCATGACTCCGTCAGGCGTGCCCTACGGCGGGATAGCGCTCACCGCCATCGTGACGCTGGTGGGGGTCGCTTTGAATGCTGTCATCCCATCCCAGGCATTCGAGATCGTCCTCAACATCGCCTCTCTGGGCATCCTGGCAAGCTGGGGAACGATCGTGCTCTGCCAGTTGAAGCTGTACCGAATAGCTGAACAGGGAAACGTGGAACGGCCTGAGTTCCGGCTGTTCGGAGCCCCGTACACCTCATATCTGACTCTTGCCTTCCTGGCCGCCGTGCTTGTGCTCATCGGACTCGACTATCCGGTCGGCACCTATACGATGTTCTCCCTCCTGCTCGTCATTCCCGCACTCGTCGGTGGGTGGTTTCTCTGCCGTGACCGCATCGCCCTGATAGCGAGTCAGAGGAGGGAGCACGACAGCCGGGGCGCGCCCGTCGGCGTACCGGCCCAATCTGCGGGATTCGATTCCTCCGGTACGACCTGATTCTCTCGGCATCGCCGCCATGGACCGATCACGGCGGTGGGCGGTTGCGTGCCTCGCCCGGGGCACACAACCGCCCTTCCCGTTCCGATCCCGACCGGCAGCGAGCAGAGACTCGGCGGGGCCCGGGGGCTGGTCGTCCTGTCGATGAAGCCACGGACCGAACCGCGAACGCCCCAGCACCGAAGGCGCGGCGCCCTACCTCCACACGGGCGCGGAACAACGCGTCTGCGCGCAGACTCCCGGGACGGCCCGAGAACTGTCCGCCGCCGAAACGGCGGCCGAGCCAGTCATTGGTGTTCCTTCCGGCCGTCCGTCATCGCCAAGGCCCGCTCGGAAACTCGCTGGCAGGCCACGCTCCGCCCGTGCCCAAGTCCGAACTCCGGGCTGTGCACGAGGCGGAGGCAGTCGAGCCGGACCCTTTGTCCCGGGAGCTTCGGGCCGACACGACGACCCCGTCGACGGTGACGTCGACGGGGTCGTTGCGGTTCGCGCAGTGGCGGTCTGTGGCGGCGGGACGTCGCCGCCCGTACAGCCGACGTCGCCCCGAGGCCCGAGCCGTCAGGTCCCGGCGTCAGCGCGTGAGACGAGGTCCGCGACACGGGCCCACATCTGCGGCGGGTTGGAGTACATCGGGAAATGGGCGCAGTGCTCGATCTCGGCGAGCTCAACGCCGCCTTCTGCCAGGGCGGGGAGATAGGACAACGTGTTGTTCTGGTCCCCGTACATGAACAGCTTCGGCGCGGGGAGTGCGAGGAACCGGTCGAGCAGCTTGCCGTGGTCGGAGAGGTCGACCATGGACTCGAAGATGCCCCTGACCGCTGCGGCCCGGACCTTGTGGGGAAGGCTCGACGCATACAGGGCGCCGCCGTAGAAGCGGGAGCCGCCGACACGTTCGGCGAACCGGGCCAGGAACTCGTTGGGATCGTCCTGGGAATGAGTGACGATCTGCCGGCTGAGGAAGCAGTCCTCGGGTGCGACGTTGCCCTCGATATTGGTGAAGCTCGCGACCCGGCCTGGGTCACCGTCGGCAAGCAGAAGCGCCGTCAGGCCGCCCATCGAGTGCCCGACGACGTGGAAGCGGTCGATCTGCCGGGCCTCCAGGACCCGTTCGGCGACGGAGACGAGGAAGGGGATGGAGACGGCGCCCAGGTCTGCACAGGTGCTGGCGCCGCAGCCGGGCGCGTCGTAGGCCAGTACGGGCCGGTCGGCCAGCGCGGTCTGATGGACGACATCCGCGTAGTCCTCCTTCGTCGAGCCGAAGCCATGCAGGAAGACCAGGGGCGTGCCGGTCCCACCGCGGTGGAGGCCGGACACCTCGACGCGGGTCGCGCCGACGGTAAGGGGAAGCGTGAAGCCTTCGAACTTCCTCACCGGGCTCATCGGGCCTCCTCCAGTTGTTGCGCGGCCGTCTCCTGCACCGTGGTTTTGAAAGCGGTCCGCAGTCGCTCGATCGCGGTGATCAGCGTGTCGTCGTCGACAGCGAAGCACACCCGGATACGTCCGGGCGCGTTGAACGCCTCGCCGGGTACGACCGCGAGATGGGCCGTGTCGAGGAGCCATCCGGCGAGGTCGGCGCTGCCGGCCCAGTCGCGGTCGCGGAGCAGTCCGCTGACGTCGGGGAAGGCGAACATGCCGCCGTCGGGCAGCGGGCAGTCGATACCGTCGATCCCGTTCAGCGCCTCCACCAGCAGCGCGCGCCGGCGCCGGTAGTCGCGGGCGGCCTCGACAGGGGTACCGGCGTCGCCCAGGGCGGCGAGGGCAGCCCGCTGGTTGACCGTCGGGACATGGGTGATGGTGCGGG encodes the following:
- a CDS encoding amino acid permease; the encoded protein is MIAIGGAIGTGLFMGAGGRLNQAGPSLILIYAVCGFFAFLMLRAMGELILHRPSSGSFVSYAREFYGEKAAYTAGWLYWLNWAMTSIVDVTAAALYMNFFKKYWEPVASVPQWAWALTALVVVLALNLLSVKVFGEMEFWFALIKVLALVAFLVVGTLFVIFGTPVDGHEVGFSVIGDHGGLVPNGVLQAVVLVQGVMFAYAGIELLGTAAGETEEPGKIIPRAINSVILRIAIFYVGSVLLLTLLLPYTAYQAGTSPFVTFFGSIGVSGVDAIMNLVVLTAALSSLNAGLYSTGRILHSMAKNGSAPRYAARMTPSGVPYGGIALTAIVTLVGVALNAVIPSQAFEIVLNIASLGILASWGTIVLCQLKLYRIAEQGNVERPEFRLFGAPYTSYLTLAFLAAVLVLIGLDYPVGTYTMFSLLLVIPALVGGWFLCRDRIALIASQRREHDSRGAPVGVPAQSAGFDSSGTT
- a CDS encoding alpha/beta fold hydrolase → MSPVRKFEGFTLPLTVGATRVEVSGLHRGGTGTPLVFLHGFGSTKEDYADVVHQTALADRPVLAYDAPGCGASTCADLGAVSIPFLVSVAERVLEARQIDRFHVVGHSMGGLTALLLADGDPGRVASFTNIEGNVAPEDCFLSRQIVTHSQDDPNEFLARFAERVGGSRFYGGALYASSLPHKVRAAAVRGIFESMVDLSDHGKLLDRFLALPAPKLFMYGDQNNTLSYLPALAEGGVELAEIEHCAHFPMYSNPPQMWARVADLVSRADAGT